A portion of the Bacteroides faecium genome contains these proteins:
- a CDS encoding YncE family protein yields the protein MKKNKLFILLVIIVQAAVAGCQNKQNKNNNESATAEKQPTVINENIRFCESTYPYEDGILIGNFGTEQLNPLNNEKKGYINYYKDGKTNVLIAADGNLSAPKGMFIRSHRLFISDVNKIVVYNLKALKEAPEIITFPEDDLFINDLAADGNTLYASVTNSGRIYRIDIANPVKMTSSVPVKWLDVTGPNGIIIDNGIMYVASYPADGNTTDANVIYQITDLSNPVAEKFISLPGQYDGIALSTDKKTMYITNWTPAGISTIDMSTKKITPLATTEKFAGPADITVINDTMYIPDLPNSRMVILPL from the coding sequence ATGAAAAAGAACAAACTGTTTATTTTACTCGTGATTATTGTTCAGGCTGCCGTAGCCGGTTGTCAGAACAAACAAAACAAGAACAACAATGAAAGCGCAACAGCAGAGAAACAACCAACGGTAATCAATGAAAATATCCGTTTCTGCGAAAGTACTTACCCCTATGAAGACGGTATCCTGATTGGAAACTTCGGCACCGAGCAACTCAATCCGCTCAATAACGAGAAGAAAGGTTACATAAACTACTATAAAGACGGCAAAACAAACGTACTGATTGCAGCTGACGGCAATCTATCTGCTCCCAAAGGCATGTTTATCAGAAGCCATCGTCTTTTTATCTCTGATGTCAACAAAATCGTAGTCTACAACCTCAAAGCATTGAAAGAAGCTCCCGAAATCATCACTTTCCCGGAAGATGATTTATTTATCAATGATTTGGCAGCTGATGGCAACACGTTATACGCTTCAGTGACCAATAGCGGAAGAATCTATCGGATCGACATCGCCAACCCTGTTAAAATGACCAGTTCCGTTCCTGTCAAATGGCTTGATGTCACAGGACCGAACGGAATCATCATTGATAATGGCATCATGTATGTCGCTTCTTATCCGGCGGACGGAAATACTACAGACGCTAATGTTATTTACCAAATCACGGATTTGTCAAATCCGGTAGCTGAAAAGTTCATCAGCCTTCCGGGCCAATACGACGGGATAGCTCTGTCAACCGACAAGAAAACGATGTATATAACAAACTGGACACCTGCCGGAATCAGCACCATTGATATGTCTACGAAAAAAATTACTCCATTAGCGACAACGGAAAAGTTTGCAGGCCCGGCAGACATCACTGTAATTAATGACACTATGTATATACCCGATTTACCTAATAGCCGCATGGTTATTCTACCGTTATAG